Part of the Arcobacter sp. F2176 genome is shown below.
AGTAAAAAATGGTTCATAGCTTTTATTTTTTTAGCTGTATCATAAAACATAATAGCAACACAAGAGCCAAGTAAAGTCTTAAAAGCTACATTATCATTATCTGAACTAACCGCAAATTCTCCACCAATTACAGTATGTGCCCGATATCCTTTTATTACTTGAGTAGAAAGATTATTAGAGATTTTTTCAATGCTTCCATCTTTATGACCTAAAATTATCAAGATACTTCCTTCTCTTTAATAAAAATATTTTGCCCTATTCTTCTAACATAAGCCTCAAGTTTACCAGGACTTTCAGAATGCCCAATATATAGCGTTCCTCCAATTTTTAGATGTCTAAACAACCTAAATAAAATCTTTTCTTGGTCTATTGCAGAAAAATAAATTAGTACATTTCTACAAAATACTACATCAAATTGATTTTTTGCAAAAGGATAATTTGCATCATTTAAATTCATAACTTGAAAAGTAACCATTTTTTGAAGTTCTGGTTTTACTTTTATAAGAATCTCTTCCGATGCTAAACTTTTTTCAACTCTTTTTTTAAAGTATTTTTGGGGTTTTAACCAACTGGGAAATTCTTTTGAACTTTTTGAAAACCGGTATATCCCATTTGCTGCATATTGTAGTACATTAGTATCAATATCTGTTGCGATTATTGATGCATTTATTCTTTTTCCTAATTCTTCTTGTGTTTCTAAAATTGTCATCGCCATTGAATAAGGTTCTTCTCCAGTTGATGAAGCAGAACAATATAATTTTATATCCTGACTATGCTTTAACAACTCAGGTAAAACCCTATTTTTCAAATCAGCAAAATGGAATTCTTCCCTAAAGAAATGTGTTTTATTAGTTGTAAAAGCATTTATAAATTCTGTTTTATAATTACCCTCTTTAATAGCATCCAGTAAATCATCTAAAGAACCTTGAAATGAAGCATTCCTCTTTAATTTATGAAGTCTATTTGAAATCATAATATCTTTATTTTCAGTAAGAGTTATCCCAGTAAAAGAGTATAACAACTCTTTTACTTTTTCATGTAAATGTAAAGTATCATCCATTTTTATGAAGCTTTAACTATACCTAATTCTTTTTCTTTTTTGATTTGTGCATTTATTATTCCTAATACATCTAAAATCAAGCCAATACTTCCATCACCTCTAACAGTTGCAGCACCTATACCTTGAACTGGTCTAAAATTTTTATCCAAAGGTTTAACAACTACTTGATATTGATTTAAGAATTCATCAATAGCAATTGCAATTTTTGTGTTACCTTGTTTAACGACTATTAACATTCCATCTTCAAGTTTAGGATATCCTGGTTCTACTCCAAAAAGTTTATGAAGTTTTACAATTGGAATGAATTCTTCTCTTAACATTAATAAATCTTGAGCACCATCACCAATCTTCTTAATCATTTCAGAAGTTGGTTGTAATGATTCAACAATAGAGTTTAAAGGTAAGATATATCTTTCTTCACCCACTGCTATATCAAGACCATCAAGAATTGCAAGTGTTAATGGCAACATAATAGTAATAGTTGTACCACCACCAATTGTAGTATCTAAATTAATTGCTCCACCTAATTTATGAATATTAGTTTTAACAACATCCATCCCCACACCACGTCCTGAGATATCTGTAACTTGATCTGCTGTTGAAACACCTGCTCCAAATACTAACATTGCTTTTTCATTATCTGTCATTTTTGATAATTGATTTTCATCAATCAATCCATTTTCTAGAGCTTTTTGAGCAACTCTTTCTCCATCAATTCCTTTACCATCATCTTCAATTGTAATAATCATTTGACCATTAGCTTGTTCTGCAGAAATGATTATCTCACCCATTTCATTTTTTCCAGAAGCTACCCTATTTTCAGGAGTTTCAATACCATGGTCTAGTGAATTTCTAATAATATGCATTAAAGGATCTGTCAAACCCTCAATCATAGCTTTATCAATCTCAACATTATCACCGAAATGTTTGAAATCAACTTTTTTATTTAATTTCTTAGAAATATCTCTTACAACTTTTGGGAACTTAGAATAAATTGATTCCATAGGTACCATTCTTATACTCATAATAGAATCTTGCATATCTCTAATATGTCTTTCAAGTTGTTCTAATCTTTCATATACTGAATTTTGTACTTTATTATCTTCGATAGAAGAAGTAAATTGTTTTAACATTGCATTTGTAATAACTAAATCACCAACATTATTCATTAATAAATCAATTTTGTCAAGATTTACTCTAATGTTATTAGTTGCAGCTGCAGGTTTTTTTTCTTCTCTATTTCGTGCAGCAGCAGCTGGTCTAGTAGCAGTTGGTGCACTTGCAGGAGCAACTGCTTTTGAATTTGGTGTTGAAGACTCTTGTTTTTTTTCTACTATTGGTGTTTCTTCTTTTTCTGGCGCTTTTATAGTTGCAGTTGGTGTAATCTCTTGAGCATCATCAAAAAATCCAAAATTCTCATTATCTAAACTTTCAGTAGATGCATTTGAAATTTTAATATTATCATTGAAAAATCCAAAAGAATCATTTTCCAATGAATCTTCAACATCAATATCATCTTCAAATATTCCATAAGAATTAGAATTTAAGTTAATTTTTTCACTAGAAGATTCTATTGGAATAACTTCAGGATGTATCTCTTCTTGTTGAATAACCTCAGTTGGTATTTCATTTTGTTGAGAAATAGATTCTCCATTAATATATGCTCTTATTTGGATTAAAAGCTCTGAAGTCATTGATTCAAAAGTATTTCGATCAATATCTTCTGCAACTTCTAATTCCAAAATCTCTTTCATAACATCCATGCAGTCAATTAAAACACCTGCCATTTCAGGAAGATATTCTATTTGGTGGTTTCTCAATTTATCCATCATATTTTCAACATCATGAGTAAATTCTGCAAATATTGGAAGTTCTACAGAAGCTCCACTTCCTTTTAAAGTATGTACATCCCTAAAAAGCTGACCCATTTCTTCTTCAGTAAGTGAGCCATTTGTCTCAGCTTCTAATAAAACATTATCAGCTGATTCAAAAAGTTCTACAGCTTCTTCTAAAAACATTTCTCTATATTTTGATATATCAAAACCAGACATAATAACACCTTCCTATCTATTTAAAACTATATTAACAGCTTTTAGTAATTGATCTGGAACAAATGGTTTTACAATCCAACCAGTAGCTCCTGCCGCTTTCCCTTTTGCTTTCATGTCATCACTTCTTTCAGTTGTTAAAACTAAAATAGGTTTTGTTTTATATTTATCTACTTTTCTTAGTTCACCAATTAATGTCAATCCATCCATATTTGGCATATTAACATCAGTAATAATTAAATCAAAGTTATTTCCATTTGCTTTTTCTAAACCGTCTACACCGTCTACTGCTGCAATTACATCACTATATCCACCCTCTTTGAGAGCGTATGTTAACATGTCTCTTAACATAGTCGAATCATCCACTATTAAAAGCTTTGCCATAGTATTTCCTTAATACGAAAAAATAATATTCATAAATAATAACTAAAGAACTATTAAATTAGTATAAAAATTAAATATTAGCCGAAGCTAATTCAATTCTATCTCTACTAACTTTTAATACTTTTAATTCAACTTTATCACCAACACTTAAAACATCAGATACATTTTTAACTCTTTCTTTTGATATTTTAGAGATATGTAATAAACCTTCACCACCTTTTGGTAGTTTCATAAATGCACCAAAATCAACTATTCGCTCAACAATCCCCTCTAAAACTTCTTCTTCTTTATATAAAGAATCAAAAATAATTTTCTCATTTTGTTTTCTTGAAGGAGCATTATCTGAAATTGTTTTAATATGTGCACAAGCGTCTAATACATTCTGTTTATTATCACCAGCAACTTTAACATTACCACTATCTCTATCTAAATCAATTGAAACAGAAAATTTTTCTATAATCTCTTTTATTGTAGACCCTGCTTTTCCAATCACTACCATAATTTTGCTAGGATCAATTGCAAATTGTTCCATTAATGGTAAAGCTGGGCTTGGAACGATTTCAACGGCTGCTTCTTCCATAAGAGTTAAAATATGCTCTCTCCCCTCTTTTGCTTGTAAAAGAGCTTCTTTTAAAACACTTAATTCTATTCCACCAAGTTTTATATCCATTTGTAAAGCGGTAATTCCTGTTTTTGGACCAGCAACTTTAAAGTCCATATCTCCATCATGATCTTCTAGTCCCATGATATCAGTTAATACACAATGTTTATCACCTTCAACAACCATACCCATAGCAACACCTGCAACTAAAGCTGATATTGGTACTCCTGCTGCTTTTAAGGCTAAAGAACCACCACATACTGTTGCCATAGAAGAAGAACCATTTGATTCTAAAATTTCAGATACTAATCTAACAGTATCACCAAAATCTCTATCAATAGTAGCTTCCAATGCTCTTTTACCTAAATTACCATGTCCTAATTCTCTTCTTCCTACACCAAACATAGGTTTTGCTTCACCTACAGAAAATCCAGGGAAATTATAGTGAACCATAAAATTTTCCATAGAAGTTGATTTTTCATTTAATGTTTCAAACATTTGTCCATCTTTAGCACCTGCTAAAGTTGCCACAACCAAGGCTTGTGTTTCACCCCTTGTAAATAAACAAGAAGAGTGAGCAGATGGCAGAATATTTGTATCAATAGATATAGGTCTAACAGTTTTTAAACCTCTCCCATCAGCTCTTACATGCTCATTTACGATCATTGCTCTTACAACTTCTTTTTTTACAATTGAAACAGCTTCATAAACATTTTCAAAAGGAAATTCATTTGAAGTACAATATTCATCTTTTGCAATTTTTTTAGCCAAATCTTTTAATTCAGTTGCTCTTTCACTTTTAGCTAATTTTTTAACAGCACCTTTTACATCATCTAAATATGTGTTTTTTACATGTGTTATCAAATCTTCTGGAATTGTAAATTCTACTAATTCAACATCGAATTTTTCTTTACAAACATTTTCAAATCCAGTCTCATATGTTGAATTAGCTTCTTTTAAAGCAGTTTGGGCAACTGAAATAGCCTCAACTAATTCTTCTTCTGTCATTTCATTTGTTTTATGGATTTTTGAAAAAGCTTCAATATCCACTTCAACCATATCTTCAGATGAAATAGCTCTCATTTCAATCATAAGAAGCTCATCTTTTGATCCAGCTACATATAAGTCTAAAGTTGAATTTAGCATATCTGTAACATTTGGATTAACTACATATTTACCATCAATTCTAGCAACTCTAACACCAGCAACTGATTTTTTCACAGGAATATTAGAAGTATATAAAGCAGCACTTGCCGCATTTAAAGCTAAAGTTTGTAAGTCAACATCTTTATCCGCACTTAAAACCATTACTGTAATTGTAGTAGGATAAACATAACCTTTTGGGAAAAGTGGTCTTAAACTTCTATCTATAATTCTTGATGTTAAAGTTTCTAATTCACTTGGTTTACTTTCTCTTTTGAAAAATCCACCAGGTATTTTTGCTGCTGCGTATGCTTTTTCTATATATTGTACTGTTAGTGGAGTAAAATCTTCAGAAACAGGATTATCAAACTCACTTACAACTGTTGCTAAAACAACTGCATTACCACATTTTGCTAAAACTGACCCATTAGCTTGTTTTGCAACTTTATTAAACTCAAAAATCTCATCTTTTCCATTTAATTCAAATTCGCATACTGTTGACATAATTATTTATCCTTTATATTTTTAATATCTTCAAATGTTACCTCTTCTAATTCATT
Proteins encoded:
- a CDS encoding protein-glutamate O-methyltransferase CheR, whose amino-acid sequence is MDDTLHLHEKVKELLYSFTGITLTENKDIMISNRLHKLKRNASFQGSLDDLLDAIKEGNYKTEFINAFTTNKTHFFREEFHFADLKNRVLPELLKHSQDIKLYCSASSTGEEPYSMAMTILETQEELGKRINASIIATDIDTNVLQYAANGIYRFSKSSKEFPSWLKPQKYFKKRVEKSLASEEILIKVKPELQKMVTFQVMNLNDANYPFAKNQFDVVFCRNVLIYFSAIDQEKILFRLFRHLKIGGTLYIGHSESPGKLEAYVRRIGQNIFIKEKEVS
- a CDS encoding chemotaxis protein CheA codes for the protein MSGFDISKYREMFLEEAVELFESADNVLLEAETNGSLTEEEMGQLFRDVHTLKGSGASVELPIFAEFTHDVENMMDKLRNHQIEYLPEMAGVLIDCMDVMKEILELEVAEDIDRNTFESMTSELLIQIRAYINGESISQQNEIPTEVIQQEEIHPEVIPIESSSEKINLNSNSYGIFEDDIDVEDSLENDSFGFFNDNIKISNASTESLDNENFGFFDDAQEITPTATIKAPEKEETPIVEKKQESSTPNSKAVAPASAPTATRPAAAARNREEKKPAAATNNIRVNLDKIDLLMNNVGDLVITNAMLKQFTSSIEDNKVQNSVYERLEQLERHIRDMQDSIMSIRMVPMESIYSKFPKVVRDISKKLNKKVDFKHFGDNVEIDKAMIEGLTDPLMHIIRNSLDHGIETPENRVASGKNEMGEIIISAEQANGQMIITIEDDGKGIDGERVAQKALENGLIDENQLSKMTDNEKAMLVFGAGVSTADQVTDISGRGVGMDVVKTNIHKLGGAINLDTTIGGGTTITIMLPLTLAILDGLDIAVGEERYILPLNSIVESLQPTSEMIKKIGDGAQDLLMLREEFIPIVKLHKLFGVEPGYPKLEDGMLIVVKQGNTKIAIAIDEFLNQYQVVVKPLDKNFRPVQGIGAATVRGDGSIGLILDVLGIINAQIKKEKELGIVKAS
- a CDS encoding response regulator, translated to MAKLLIVDDSTMLRDMLTYALKEGGYSDVIAAVDGVDGLEKANGNNFDLIITDVNMPNMDGLTLIGELRKVDKYKTKPILVLTTERSDDMKAKGKAAGATGWIVKPFVPDQLLKAVNIVLNR
- a CDS encoding polyribonucleotide nucleotidyltransferase; protein product: MSTVCEFELNGKDEIFEFNKVAKQANGSVLAKCGNAVVLATVVSEFDNPVSEDFTPLTVQYIEKAYAAAKIPGGFFKRESKPSELETLTSRIIDRSLRPLFPKGYVYPTTITVMVLSADKDVDLQTLALNAASAALYTSNIPVKKSVAGVRVARIDGKYVVNPNVTDMLNSTLDLYVAGSKDELLMIEMRAISSEDMVEVDIEAFSKIHKTNEMTEEELVEAISVAQTALKEANSTYETGFENVCKEKFDVELVEFTIPEDLITHVKNTYLDDVKGAVKKLAKSERATELKDLAKKIAKDEYCTSNEFPFENVYEAVSIVKKEVVRAMIVNEHVRADGRGLKTVRPISIDTNILPSAHSSCLFTRGETQALVVATLAGAKDGQMFETLNEKSTSMENFMVHYNFPGFSVGEAKPMFGVGRRELGHGNLGKRALEATIDRDFGDTVRLVSEILESNGSSSMATVCGGSLALKAAGVPISALVAGVAMGMVVEGDKHCVLTDIMGLEDHDGDMDFKVAGPKTGITALQMDIKLGGIELSVLKEALLQAKEGREHILTLMEEAAVEIVPSPALPLMEQFAIDPSKIMVVIGKAGSTIKEIIEKFSVSIDLDRDSGNVKVAGDNKQNVLDACAHIKTISDNAPSRKQNEKIIFDSLYKEEEVLEGIVERIVDFGAFMKLPKGGEGLLHISKISKERVKNVSDVLSVGDKVELKVLKVSRDRIELASANI